In Salmonella enterica subsp. enterica serovar Typhimurium str. LT2, a single window of DNA contains:
- the galF gene encoding UDP-glucose pyrophosphorylase (UTP--glucose-1-phosphate uridylyltransferase. (SW:GALF_SALTY)) — protein MMNLKAVIPVAGLGMHMLPATKAIPKEMLPIVDKPMIQYIVDEIVAAGIKEIVLVTHASKNAVENHFDTSYELESLLEQRVKRQLLAEVQSICPPGVTIMNVRQAQPLGLGHSILCARPVVGDNPFIVVLPDIIIDDATADPLRYNLAAMVARFNETGRSQVLAKRMKGDLSEYSVIQTKEPLDNEGKVSRIVEFIEKPDQPQTLDSDLMAVGRYVLSADIWAELERTEPGAWGRIQLTDAIAELAKKQSVDAMLMTGDSYDCGKKMGYMQAFVKYGLRNLKEGAKFRKSIEQLLHE, from the coding sequence ATGATGAATTTGAAAGCAGTTATACCGGTAGCGGGTTTGGGTATGCATATGTTGCCTGCCACCAAGGCAATCCCAAAAGAGATGCTACCGATCGTCGACAAGCCAATGATTCAGTACATTGTCGATGAGATTGTGGCTGCAGGGATCAAAGAAATCGTGCTGGTGACTCACGCGTCTAAAAACGCCGTTGAGAACCACTTCGACACCTCTTATGAACTTGAATCACTTCTTGAGCAGCGCGTTAAGCGTCAGCTTTTGGCGGAAGTGCAATCTATCTGCCCACCGGGCGTGACGATTATGAACGTTCGCCAGGCGCAGCCGTTAGGGCTGGGGCATTCTATTCTGTGCGCGCGTCCGGTCGTGGGCGATAACCCTTTCATTGTGGTACTCCCGGATATTATTATCGATGATGCTACCGCCGATCCGCTGCGCTATAACCTTGCGGCGATGGTGGCGCGTTTCAATGAAACGGGTCGCAGCCAGGTGCTGGCGAAGCGCATGAAAGGTGATTTATCGGAGTATTCCGTTATCCAGACGAAAGAACCTCTGGATAATGAAGGCAAAGTCAGCCGGATTGTGGAGTTTATCGAAAAACCGGATCAGCCGCAGACGCTGGATTCCGATTTGATGGCGGTAGGCCGTTATGTGCTTTCAGCCGACATCTGGGCGGAACTGGAAAGAACCGAACCGGGCGCCTGGGGCCGCATCCAGCTCACCGATGCCATTGCTGAACTGGCGAAAAAACAGTCGGTTGACGCGATGCTAATGACGGGTGACAGCTATGACTGCGGTAAAAAAATGGGCTACATGCAGGCATTTGTGAAGTACGGGCTGCGCAACCTGAAAGAAGGAGCCAAGTTCCGTAAGAGCATAGAGCAGCTTTTGCATGAATAA